A region of the Paenibacillus sp. J23TS9 genome:
AAGCCCAAGCAGGATGAACAGCAAAGTGATCCGGTGAAACAGGACACGACAGATGGATCCTCCGCTGGGAGCGGAGATGCAGAATTGACGACGCCGGATGTTTCCGCGGACCATGCGTCCAAGGATCAGACGTTGCGGTCAACCGAACCTCCAGTCAAGCCGGATGATAAAACAAGCCGGAGCGCGGATACGGGAATAGGGAAAAAATCGGCTTCCGGCGGTGCTGTGGATTCAGGTACTCCGGCGGAATCCTCAAATCCGGAACAAGGGACTCCGGTGGACAACGGCAACGGTGGCAGCAGCCAGGATAACAAGGCGGCAGATAACAGCAGCACTCCGGAAACACCGGCTGCGGATTCGAATAGCAAAGATCAGGATCCGGGTGTCAAAGAAGATAATATGACCATGGGTATTACTAGTTTTAATAAGGCCGCAGCGGCTCAATTCAACTCTCCTGACGGCAAATATGCCGCTTCCGTAGAAGAGAAGAAGTTGGTCATTTATAATGTCTCTGATAAAGACGGGCAGAAGACGGCAGTCAAGACCATCGATTTGCCAGGCACTTGGGTGTCTGGGGTATGGTCAGCGGACAGCACGGTCTTTACCTATCAAACATCGGATGATCAGGGCGCAACGACGAGCAAAACCTATCAGGTTAACGGCTCGGATTCTTCAAATCCCTGAAAAGTGAACCGAATATATAAAAAATAAACCGGTTTGCTATATGCACAATAATTGGAGATATAGAATAGGATATACGGTTAGATTAATCCAGACCCGTCGTATGACCGCGGGCTGCAAAGTTTCTAGAGCTTTGCTTAGCCGGTGTTTATCATAGATGTGCTGGGATCAGAGGGACCTTTCCGTGAGGGAGGGTCTCTTTGCTGTTTTACCTTGGGCCGATTTTTGATAATATATTAAAGCAGGCCAAATAATGATCAGGCTACATAGATGAAAGGGGGCCTACGTGTGGACGTCAAAGCTGCAACAAAGGCCATCAAGCAGGGAGAGATCTCACCGGTCTATTTGCTTTACGGTACGGAGAAATACCAAATGAACGAATTTGTTTCTTTTCTCGTGGAGCAGACGATTTCCCAGGAAGAGCATGACTTTGCTCTGGTCCATTATGATCTTTCGGATACGCCTCTGCAGGCGGTCATTGAAGAAGCAGAAATGGTGCCTTTCATGGTGCCGCGGAAGCTGATTCTTGTGCAGGATGCCTCTGTATTCACAGCAGGCAAGGACAATGCGAAGGTGGAGCATCGTGTGGAAGCGCTCCTTGAATATATGAAAAATCCGGCTGAATACAGTGTATTGGTGTTTATGGTCAACCAGGAGAAGCTGGATGAGCGGAAAAAAGTTGTTAAAGAGATTAAAAGCAGGGGTACGCTGCTTACCTTTATGCCTTTAGGCAGCGAGGATCTTTTAAAGTGGGTAGGCAAAAAGATGAAAGAACGCGAGTGCACGATGGAAGAGGGGGCAGCTGAAATGGTGATCCGCAATGCGGGCACCCAGCTGCAGACCTTATCCGCGGAGATCGATAAGCTGTGCCTTTATGCTGGCAAGGGCGGAGTGATCAGCGTACATATCGTGGAACAGTTGATTGCACGGACTACGGAACAAAACGTGTTTGCACTTGTGGAAGATATTGCGAATTTAAGAGTGGACCGCGCACTCGGAATTTTCTATGAGCTGCTCAAGCAAAAGGAAGAACCGATCAAAATTGCTGCATTAATTGCCCGGCAGTTCCGCATTATTTTACAGGTCAAGGACCTTGGAGGGCAAAGCTACTCCCAACAGCAGATTGCTTCGCAGCTGGGTCTCCACCCCTATGCTGTCAAGATCGCTGGAGAGCAGGCTAGAAAATTCCAGGCTTCACAATTGAAACAGATTCTGAGCAGGCTTGGAACGCTCGACTTCCAAATGAAAACGGGAGCTATCGACAAGGTACTGGGACTGGAACTGTTTCTGTTAAGACTCGCGGCATAGATGGTCAAAATAAGGTGCTGAACGGATCGTAGTCGATTAGAAAACTACGATGTGCGTACAGCCCTTTTTTAATGCTTTGTATCTTACGTCAATGGGTTGCAGGCTGCTGCAGTGTGAGGAGGGTCAACTCCGGAATACTATCAAAGCGGAAGGGAAGGCGTGTTGTGCCGATTCCACGGTTTACGTATAGATACGAAGGTTTACGGCTTTGGCGATAAAAAGTATATAACCCCTCTGTGTACTTATGGGCAAGCGGCGGAGTATACAGGGAGCCGTATCCAGGCAGTCGAACCTGACCTCCATGACTGTGGCCGGATAGCTGCAGATCCACGGGATAAGAACCCAGCCGGTCCGCAACATCGGGCTCATGCACAAGCAGCAGATCAAAACTATCCGGATCTACCTGCTTAAATGTACTCTTGAGATCGGGTGAGCCGAGTAAAAAATCATCGAGACCGGCGATATTCAGCTTGCTGCGGCCGACATTCAAAACCTTATTCTCGTTCACGAGCACTTTGAACCCACTGTCCGACATGAGGCGGAGGTATTGATGTTTGCCGCCGCCACCTTGATCATGATTGCCGTACACAGCATATTTTCCAAGCGTGGCCTTGATTTGCTTTAATATAGGTGCGACCTTGCCTGAATTGCGGTATTGTGAAAAATTATCGATCAAATCTCCTGTGAACACGACGAGATCCGGTTTTAAGCTGTTGATACGTGTTACGAGGTTTCTGAGTTTGTCCAAGGAATAGAATTCACCCAGGTGGAGATCACTAATTTGAATGATGCGCATACCGTTGAGATCAGCAGTGACGGATGGAGTGATGATCTTCACCTTCTCGATACGGAGTAGATTTGGTTCGATTTGTCTTGCATAATAGTAGATAGATCCGGCCGTCAAGAGAAGAAGAGCGGCGAACAGAATGAACAGATTGAAGCTGGCAGGCTTTTTGTGTTTGGGTTTCATAGGAATCCTCCCTTTCGACTTCAACTATACCGGGACTGCGTTACATGAATGTGACAGGCGGCGGAGTCCTTCGAAAAGGAGAATACCATGCGGATTTTAATTGCTGACGATGAACAGGATATGCTGCGGATTTTAACGGCATATTTTCAAAAGGAAGGCTATGAAGTATTTACAGCAGGGAATGGCGAGGAGGCTCTCGCGGTCTTTTACCGTGAAAAAATCGATCTTGCGATTCTGGACTGGATGATGCCGAAGCTTAGTGGGCTTGAAGTGTGTCGGGAAATCAAAGAGCGATCGGATAAAAAGGTGTTGATCCTGACGGCAAAAAGTGAAGAAGAGGATGAGCTTAAGGCACTCCACACTGGCGCGGATGAATTCATACGCAAGCCGTTTCACCCGAAAATTCTTGTTCTCCGGGCCAAAAAGCTGCTGGGTGACGAGAAAGGACAGCGCTATAAAACGATAAGAATCGATATGGAAGGCAGCAAAATTTATAAAAATGATACCGATCTGCAGGTGACGAAAACAGAATTTGAGCTGATGTGCTGCTTTATCCGACACAAGGGCCATATATTAACAAGACATCAACTGCTGGATCTGGTGTGGGGTCTTGATTATTTTGGTGATGAACGGACGGTGGACACCCATGTCCGCAGACTCCGGGAGAAGGTTGGAGGAGACCTTATTAAAACTTACCGGGGACTTGGTTATAGTGTGGAGGCCAGTGATGAATAAGCTGGGCCGTAAGCTGTTTCTGAGCATCACCGTTGCCATTTTGTTCATTTTTATTGTCTTTGTGCTGATGGCAAACTTTTTTCTGCCTAAATATTATATATACAAGACCAAAGAGAAGCTGGGAGAAGCGATCAATTTGATCGCAGAGCTTCCGGCTGCAAGGATGGCGGACTCGATTCCACTGCTTGAGCAGCAATACCATGTTACGATCGTATATGATTCTTTGCAGAAGCGGGGAAACGACCTGAACAATTCGTTGCTGCAGCAGCTGGCCAAAAAGACGGTCACGCTAAATAAATTCTGGATCACGGATGAGTCTTGGCAAAAGGTTAAGGAAGGCAGCCGCGTAAATAAAATTTATGATCAGGGTAAGCTCAAATCCAGTTTCTATGCTAGCTTCATCCGAAAGGATCAAAACATCGTCCTGATTGGACTCTCCATGGCGTACATTAGTGACACAATCCAGATGATTAACGAGTTTATTTTGATCCTTGCCTTCATTTCGGTGCTGATTATAGTGTTCGTCGTCTGGCTGCTCTCTTACCGCATGACCCAGCCCCTGAAGGAGCTGGGTGAGGTGGCCAAGGATATCTCAAAGCTGCATTTCAGAAAAGCCCGGACAAAGACCAGGGATGAGATCGGAGAGCTGGCGGAGAGCATCAATACCATGAGTGACAAGCTGAGTGAGGCGCATGCCGATTTATCCAGAAAGAATTTAAGTCTAAAGCGGTTTATGTCCGATATCACGCATGAGCTTAAGACGCCGGTTTCGCTCATCCAGGCTTATGCCGAAGGCATTCAGGACGGGCTGGACGATGGAAGCTATGCTGCTACGATATTGCGTCAGAACGAAAGTATGGCTCGGCTGATTGACGAGCTATTGGATTTTGCGAAAATTGAGAGGGGGCTGCTTGAGCTCAGCGCGCTCCCAATCAAGGATTTGTTCAGCGACTGCTTGGAGAAATTTCAAATGGAACTGGAATTCAGACAGATCGAACTGGTCGTGGAAGATGACCTGCCGGGAAACCCGATGATTGAAGCCGATGCGGATAAAATCAGGATGGTATTTCATAACCTTTTAAGCAATGCGGTAAAATATTCAGCGGATCATCGAATACATGTATCTTTCGGGGAACAGGGCTCGGATATCGTTTTCGATATGAGCAATGTCTTTCAGGGAGAAATATCCGATGTATCCCAGTTGTGGGAGCCCTTTTATGTGCTGGAAAGCTCGCGTCATAAGGAAAAATCGGGAACCGGTCTTGGACTCGCGATTGTTAAAACGATTCTGGAGCAGCATGAATACCGCTATCAAGCGAAGGTGAATGGTCAAATTATTCACTTCTATATATTTTTTGAGAAAATAAGCCCTCGTCCTGCATGAGCAGAATGAGGGCTTTTGCTTTCGGAGACACCCTCCTAAAGTCACATCGTAATGAGTCACTGTGACGTCAATGTGACAAGGAGGGAGGGAAATTCACTTTAATGATTTATCGTAGCAGAGGATGATTGCGTATCGGGCTGGCGGGTGAACCGCTGCGACCAAAAGGCGAGGCCCATCGTAAGCAGCAGCAGAATGCCTGTAAGTAAAAAAACAGCATGGATGCTGAATACACCGCTGATTGCACCGCCTGCGAGCGGGCCAAGCATGCCTCCGAGCTGGTTGGAGGTTTGGCTTAGACTGAATGCCCTGCCGCGGAAATCGCTGGATGTCACGCGGACAATCAGACCGTTGAGGGCCGGAAAGACTGCGCAGAAGAAACAGCCGTACAGAAATCGTACGATCGAAAAACCCCAAATGTTGTGGAAAGGGATTTGCAGCAATGAACCAATTCCCCCGGCGAACAGGCCGATGAGCAGAATTTTCTGAAAGCCGATTTTATCGGCGAGCTTACCCCAGCGGGGAGCGAAGATGATGCTCGCGATACCGACCAGTGAGAAGATTACCCCGGCCAGGATGGATGCGTCGGACGCCGAATGTCCTAACTCTACGATATACAATGGAAGAACGGGCTCGATTGTCATGACGGAGAACTGTGTGAACATGGTCAGTACCAGCACAACGACCAGCAGTTTATTATGCAGTGCAAGCTTGACGGTATTAAACACGGATACGCGGTCTTTGCCGGGCACGAATTTTTCTTCTTTCACGTAAAATATCACGAGCATGGTGGCCAGAAAACAGAGCACGCCAGCGCTTGCAAAGGCCAGACGGTTATCAAAAATCTTCGACAGGATCCCGCCGAGAAGCGGTCCCATAATGCTGCCGGTGGCTGTAGCCGTTGACATGGTGGATAGCGCATACCCAACCTTATGCTCCGGCGTATTGGTGCCCACGATCGCAATGGCTCCTGGGATAAAGCCGGAAAGCAGACCCTGTAAAATCCGCAAAATAAGCAGCTGTACCGGGCTGGTTACGAAGGAAGTCAGCAGATAAATCACACATAAAACAAATCCGGCACGGATAATCATAGCTTTGCGTCCATATTTGTCACCGACGGAACCCCAGAAAGGAGAGGACAACGCACCTGCCAGAAACGCACTGCTGAACAATATGCCGGACCACATTTCAATGTTTTGGGTCACGCCAATTTGAATTAAGAAGATTGGGAGAAACGGAATCACCATGGAGAAGCTTGAAGATACGATAAAAGAACCAAACCATAATACCCATAAGTTTTTCTTCCAGATTTCCATTGCTCGTCAACTCCTGTCTTGGTTATGTAGGCAAGCAGTATAGTCTGAATCAAAAAGTCCTGATCAGCTTTTCAGCTGTTCAGGACTCTTCATTTTCATCGTATGGATAGCGCATCTTATGCTTGTGCATTCAGAGCGTTAAGTTTTTTCGCCAAGCGGGATTTCTTGCGGCTCGCTGCATTTTTGTGTACGAGGCCTTTACTTACAGCCTTGTCAAGCTTTTGGGATGCGGCTTGAACTGCAGATTTCGCAGCTTCAACTTCAGTATTTGCCAGCGCAGTATCAGCGGCTTTAACAGCTGTACGGAGCGCGGATTTTTGGGAAGCATTAAGCGCACGGCGTTTGTCGTTCGTTTTTACGCGTTTTACGGCGGATTTAATGTTTGGCATTGCATTCACCTCCTGTAAGGCATTCGAATAGCTCGAAATGATTCACAACTTAAAATAGTTTAGCATGGGGTACCATAAAAAGCAATACTTAAAAGGCTTTGCATAATCAGAGTCTTCCTCCCGCACACTATAACAAAAAGGCAAGAGAGGATGGTTTTCAGATGGAGTTGGATCTACAACAGTATTCTGTGCGTACGGATTTGGCGGTGGATGCCAGGGAAATGGCTGCAAAGCAGTATCCTGGGTCGATACCGGGCGTGGATGAAGAGGTTTCCGATAAGGACGGAATTAAAATAACCCGTTTAAATGTACTGAATGATGAGGGATCACAAGCGATTGGGCGTATAAAAGGACATTATGTAACTCTGGAGGTGCCGGGGCTCCGCAATGGGGATACCGGGCTGCAGGAGCGCGTGACAGAGGCTTTTGCGAGAGAGTTTGAGGATTTCCTGACCCTGATCGGCATTCAGAAAAAAAATACGGTTCTCATTGTCGGCCTGGGAAACTGGAATGTAACGCCGGATTCACTGGGGCCGCTGGTGGTGGAGAATGTCCTGGTTACCCGTCAGTATTTTGAGCTGATGCCGGATCAGGTTGCTCCAGGCTACCGCCAGATCAGTGCGATAGCGCCGGGTGTGCTCGGAATCACGGGTATAGAATCGAGTGAGATTGTGCAGGGAATAGTGGAGCGGACCAAGCCGGATTTGATTATTGCGATTGATGCGCTGGCATCGCGGTCACTGGAACGGGTGAATACAACCATTCAGATTGCGGATATTGGGATCCATCCCGGTTCCGGCATAGGAAACAAACGGCGGGGGCTGACCCAAGAGGTGCTTGGAGTACCATGTATCGCCATCGGGGTGCCGACTGTCTGTTACGCATCGACCATAGTGAACAATGTAATGGAAATGATGAAAAAACACTTTGGCCAGGAAACCAATCAGACACGGGAAATTATGGGACTGCTCGATGGCATATCCGAGAACGAAAGGCTGGCGCTCGTAAAAGAGGTCCTTGAACCGCTAGGCCATGATCTCATCGTAACACCTAAAGAAATTGATGAATTCATTGAGGATATCGCCAATATTGTGGCAAGCGGGCTGAACGCTTCACTGCATGACGCGGTGGATTCGGGCAATTCCGGAGCGTACACTCATTAGCGGATTCCCAAGAAACGATGAATCTATAAAACTCTTCAAGAAGCCCCGCGAATCTAGCGTGGCTTCTTTTTTTTGCTAAACATCCTATTCAGTGCCTGAGGAAGCAGCGGAGGTGACGGAATCGATCTGAAGAAGCGGCAGCGGTCGCCTTTGTCTCCGAATGTTCTCCCATAGAAGAAATATAATTAAGAAATTTGAGGATAAAAGCGATCTGAAGATCGATCCGTAACCGCAGCGCTCTTCTCGCACTAAGTCACAATTAAGTTAGGTGATGTACTTCTTTTTTCATGCAAACATATCATTTTTGGTTCTAGTGAAACTCTTTTACTCATAGTTTTGAAGTATAAGAGAGTTCAGGAGGACAACACAATGAAGAGGAATGGGTTTCAACTTTGGAATATCGGCAAATGGAGAACCAAGATGCTGCACATGCTGTCCATGGGCCGAACATTTTTGCTGCTGACGTTAGGGTCGTTGATATTTTTCGTACTGTTGGGTCTGGGCGGAATGGCGGAACATAAAATGAATTCCTCTACCGTTTCTTCCATGAAGGGATTCGCAGGCTCACTATCGAGCCGGTTCTTTATGGACATGCTAGGCATGGAGCTTCCGCATCTGGATAAAGAAAAGGGAGGCTCTACCTTCTCGGGTGAAAAAATGACCACATTCGTGTTCCAAATGCTTACGAGCGTAAATCCGCGGGATCCCAAGAGTCTGCTTGCCAAGGAAATGCCGGGAATGGGAGCGAATGATCCGGTGCTGCTAAGAAGCGCTGCCGGTAATCAGAACCTGGATCCGCCAGAAGATTTTCATCTCCCGCCGGAAACGGATGATAAAGGTGATAAGCCAGCAGATACAGATCAATCCAAAGAGCCGGACAAGACACCGGATAAGACTCCAGTGAAAGAACCGGAACCTGGCGGTAAAAAAGAGCCTGGAAATCCGGGAACTGCCACGGAAGGAACGAAGGAACAAAAGCCGACGGCGCCTCCGGCAAATGCAACCGGCAAAAAAGTGGTTATGATCTATCATTCTCATCCAAGAGAAGCCTATAATCCGCTGCTGAGCAAAGCCAGCTCGAATCCAAGCTCCAAGTCGCCTTCGCAAAATGTCATGCTGGTGGGCAAATACATGGCTCAAAAGCTTGAAAAGCTCGGTGTAGGCACGGTTCATTCGGAGAAAGACTATTCGACGACAGTCAGTGAATATAACTATAACTTTTCATATAAATATTCCCGCCAGACAGTGAAAGAGGCCCTTGCCCAGAACAATGGTTTGGAATACCTGATTGATATCCACCGTGATTCACAGCGGCATGCGAAGACAACGACAGTGATTAACGGGGCCAGCTACGCACAGGTATTCTTCATCATCGGTCATGAGAACAAAAACTGGCGCAAAAATGAAGCTTTTGCGAGTTCGATCCATGAGCAGCTGGAAAAATCGTATCCGGGAATATCACGGGGGATTTGGGGGAAGACTTCGGCACAAGGAAACGGAGAATATAACCAATCTCTATCTGATAACAGCATCTTAATTGAAGTTGGCGGAATTGACAGCACGAATGAAGAATTGAAGCGGACATCTGAATTGCTGGGTCAAATTATTGCGGATTTGTATTACAAGGATCAGAAGGCGGAGAAAGCAAGTGCAGAGAAATCGGTATCTGCTACGAAGGCGGATGCCAAAAGTTAATCCAAATGGAATGGAACAAGGGAGGAACCGGTAATGTCGAAATGGACCAAGCGGATATGGATGGTAATCATTTGGGTCGGAATTGGCGCGCTGATCGGAATGCAGCTTGCCGGTTCCGGCAGCTCGAAGGCAGACTCCGAAAAAAAAATAGCGTACGCGGATCAAACGGCGCAGGCAGCCAATACTGCCCAAGCACAGGTTCCGCGTAAAAGCTCGAATCACTTCAAGGTGGAGGAAGAGCAGCCGGAGCAGGTGGAGGTTCAGGACTGGAGTTCTCAGTCACCGGAACAGATTCTGTCGACGAACACGAACAAGCCGACGGTAGACGTGCTGGCGGACAAGACGGCCGGACTGCTGCAGGACCTCTCCCAGAAGGGAATACGGCTGGTTGTCTCCCTGTTCGATTCCATAACAGATTAATCCTTTGCCTGTGGGATTGCCCGCCTTTATCTCAACTGCTATAATGAATTGATTGACACATCAGGCTGTTTTGGGGGTAGGGCATGACAGACGTACAAGCAAGGCAAAAAAATATTCGAAATTTCTGTATCATTGCACATATAGACCACGGTAAATCAACGCTTGCCGACCGGATCTTGGAGTATACGGGTGCTTTAACATCCCGCGAAATGCAGGAACAGGTACTGGATCAGATGGATTTGGAACGCGAACGCGGCATTACCATCAAGCTGCAGGCCGTGCATCTTACATACAAGGCGGATGACGGTCAGGAGTATCTGCTCAATCTGATCGATACTCCTGGGCACGTCGACTTTACCTATGAGGTGTCGCGGAGCCTAGCAGCATGTGAAGGCGCACTTCTGGTCGTGGATGCTGCACAGGGTATTGAAGCTCAGACGCTGGCAAACGTATATTTGGCACTGGATAACAATCTGGAGATTATTCCGGTTCTCAACAAAATAGACCTGCCGAGCGCTGATCCGGAACGCGTGAAGCAGGAAATTGAAGATGTTATCGGCCTGGATGCAAGTGAAGCAGTACATGCTTCGGCGAAAGCGGGCATCGGTATCAAAGAAATACTCGAGCAGATCGTGAAACAGGTTCCAGCTCCAACAGGAGAATCGGAGGAACCGCTGAAAGCTCTCATTTTCGACTCGCATTATGACCCATACAAAGGTGTTATTGTGTATGTCCGTGTCTTAAACGGAAGCATTAAAACAGGTTCGAAAATTAAAATGATGGCGACAGGAAAAACGTTTGAGGTGATTGAGGTCGGTGCCTTCAAACCCCGGATGACCATCGTGGACGAGCTGATGGTTGGCGATGTGGGCTTTATCGTCGCCGGCATCAAGCATGTCGGAGATACCCGTGTCGGCGATACCGTGACCGATGCGAAGAACCCGACAGCCGAGCCGCTCCCGGGCTACCGGAAGATTAATCCGATGGTATACTGTGGTTTGTATCCGATTGAAACTTCGGAATATAACGATCTCCGTGAAGCACTCGAGAAGCTGCAGCTGAACGATGCATCCTTGAGCTTTGAGCCGGAAACGTCCAGCGCGCTGGGTTTTGGTTTCCGTTGCGGATTCCTGGGCCTTCTCCACATGGAAATCATTCAGGAACGGATCGAACGCGAATTCAACATTCCGCTCATTACGACGGCGCCAAGCGTTATTTATCGCATTGAACTGACGAACGGCGAAACGATTCAGATCGATAACCCGTCCAACTATCCGGAGGTCGGCAAAATCGAAGCGGTAGAAGAGCCGTACGTCAAAGCAGGTATCATCGTTCCCAATGACTATGTAGGTACAGTCATGGAGCTATGCCAGAATAAGCGCGGCGAATTCGTGAATATGGAATACATGGACACAACCCGCGTAACGATAACGTATGAAATCCCGCTGTCAGAAATCGTGTATGATTTCTTCGACCAGCTGAAGTCCGGTACGAAGGGGTATGCCTCTTTTGACTATGAAATCTCGGGTTACCGCAAATCCAATCTGGTCAAGATGGATATTCTGCTGAACAACGAGCAGGTGGATGCGCTGTCGTTCATCGTGCATCGTGACCGTGCATACCATCGTGGACGCATTATTTGCGAAAAGCTGCGCGAAATCATTCCACGCCAAATGTTTGAGGTGCCGATTCAGGCATCGGTTGGAACAAAGGTCGTTGCGCGTGAAACCGTCAAAGCGATGCGCAAAAACGTGCTTGCAAAGTGTTACGGCGGCGATATCTCGCGTAAGCGGAAGCTGCTTGAGAAGCAGAAGGAAGGCAAGAAGCGCATGAAGCAGGTCGGAAGCGTCGAAGTGCCGCAGGAAGCCTTTATGGCCGTTCTCAAAATCGACGACAATTAGGATGCTATTTTTCACGGGAGAGCCGCTGGCGGCTTTCCCTTAAATATTCGGGGTTCCCGCAAAGTACCTGAATAATCTTCAAATGTAATAGCCCCACTTTGTGGGGTTATTTTTAGATGATTACAAGAAATCCGAAGTTTACATGCATTTCGCCTTCGATAAGCATATTTCGATAGATATTTTCGTATACGATAAGGAGGGAATTGGACAATGACAATCATTAAGCCGCATGCTGCGGAAGCCGTAAAGTCCCAGGGGAATCGGAAACCGCAAGCGGTCTATCTTCACATTCCCTTTTGCACCAACAAGTGTTTTTATTGCGATTTCAACTCCTATGTGCTGAAGAATCAGCCGGTAATGGAATATTTGCAAGGCCTTGAGCGTGAAATGGAACGGACGGTTAAGGAGGTTCCACCTGGCGAAATCAAGACCATTTTCGTAGGTGGCGGAACCCCGACCGTTCTGAAGCCAGATGAAATGGAATACTTTTTGAAGACGGTCCGCACCTATTTCCCGGATTGGTCCGACTCGATTGAGTTTTCCATGGAGGCTAACCCGGGTACTACCGATTTGGAAAAGCTGTCCGTCATGCGCGAAGGCGGTGTGAACCGCGTCAGCTTCGGCGTACAATCCTTCCAGAATGAGCTGCTCAAAGGCATCGGAAGAATTCATGATACGGATGATGTATATCAGAGTCTGGAAAACGCACGTAAAGCCGGCTTCGAAAATATGTCGATCGACTTGATGTTCGGGCTGCCGAACCAGACGGTGGAAATGCTGGCGGAGAGCGTGGATAAGGCACTGGCGCTGGATTTGCCTCATTACTCCATATACAGTCTGAAGGTAGAGGAAAATACACTTTTCCATACGATGTTTAAAAAGAATCAGCTGCCGCTTCCTAATGAGGATGACGAGCTGCAAATGTATTTGCTCCTGATGGATCGCATGAAAAAAGCGGGCTACGAGCAGTATGAGATCAGCAACTTTGCCAAACCGGGCTATCACAGCCGCCACAACATGGCTTACTGGTTGAATGAAGACTATTACGGACTCGGTGCCGGAGCACACGGGTATGTAGGACATCAGCGCCACATGAATATCAAAGGCGTCAATCCGTATACAGAAGCCACGAAGGAAGGGCTGCCGCGGATGGAGAGCTTTACCGTTCCGAAAGAGGAAGCGATGGAGGACTTCATGATGGTCGGACTGCGCGTGATGAGCGGGGTTTCAAAAAGTCATTTTGAAGAGCAGTTTGGCCTTACCATCGAGGAGGTTTTCGCAGAACCGCTGGGTAAAATGCTGGATAAAGGATTGATGGAAGAAACGGGCACAGGCTATCGTCTCAGTGAGCAAGGGCTTCTGTTTGGCAATGATGTATTTGGCACATTTATCGGGTCGCTGACCATTAAAGAATAGCTTGAACTTCTATGCGTGATGTTGTATATTTATTCATATTAAAAAAACAGCACGTATAGAGGATGCGCAATTGACTACGGGCATGAGCCTGTTTTGCATCATCCTTGAACTTAGGAGGAGAAGTAAGATGCCGGCTGTAGTCACATGTAGAATTGCGGTAGCGGAGGATGTTGAGCCGCTCTTTCATATGATTGATGGATACGCACAGAAGGGGATTATGCTGCCTCGGTCCCGGAAGGTACTGGAAAAGCAGCTGGATCAATTCGTCGTTGCGGAAATGGACGGCACGGTCATAGGCTGCGGCTCGCTCTGCCGCTTGGGCAGTGATCTGGTTGAAATTCGTT
Encoded here:
- the lepA gene encoding translation elongation factor 4; protein product: MTDVQARQKNIRNFCIIAHIDHGKSTLADRILEYTGALTSREMQEQVLDQMDLERERGITIKLQAVHLTYKADDGQEYLLNLIDTPGHVDFTYEVSRSLAACEGALLVVDAAQGIEAQTLANVYLALDNNLEIIPVLNKIDLPSADPERVKQEIEDVIGLDASEAVHASAKAGIGIKEILEQIVKQVPAPTGESEEPLKALIFDSHYDPYKGVIVYVRVLNGSIKTGSKIKMMATGKTFEVIEVGAFKPRMTIVDELMVGDVGFIVAGIKHVGDTRVGDTVTDAKNPTAEPLPGYRKINPMVYCGLYPIETSEYNDLREALEKLQLNDASLSFEPETSSALGFGFRCGFLGLLHMEIIQERIEREFNIPLITTAPSVIYRIELTNGETIQIDNPSNYPEVGKIEAVEEPYVKAGIIVPNDYVGTVMELCQNKRGEFVNMEYMDTTRVTITYEIPLSEIVYDFFDQLKSGTKGYASFDYEISGYRKSNLVKMDILLNNEQVDALSFIVHRDRAYHRGRIICEKLREIIPRQMFEVPIQASVGTKVVARETVKAMRKNVLAKCYGGDISRKRKLLEKQKEGKKRMKQVGSVEVPQEAFMAVLKIDDN
- the hemW gene encoding radical SAM family heme chaperone HemW; the encoded protein is MTIIKPHAAEAVKSQGNRKPQAVYLHIPFCTNKCFYCDFNSYVLKNQPVMEYLQGLEREMERTVKEVPPGEIKTIFVGGGTPTVLKPDEMEYFLKTVRTYFPDWSDSIEFSMEANPGTTDLEKLSVMREGGVNRVSFGVQSFQNELLKGIGRIHDTDDVYQSLENARKAGFENMSIDLMFGLPNQTVEMLAESVDKALALDLPHYSIYSLKVEENTLFHTMFKKNQLPLPNEDDELQMYLLLMDRMKKAGYEQYEISNFAKPGYHSRHNMAYWLNEDYYGLGAGAHGYVGHQRHMNIKGVNPYTEATKEGLPRMESFTVPKEEAMEDFMMVGLRVMSGVSKSHFEEQFGLTIEEVFAEPLGKMLDKGLMEETGTGYRLSEQGLLFGNDVFGTFIGSLTIKE
- a CDS encoding stage II sporulation protein P, which encodes MKRNGFQLWNIGKWRTKMLHMLSMGRTFLLLTLGSLIFFVLLGLGGMAEHKMNSSTVSSMKGFAGSLSSRFFMDMLGMELPHLDKEKGGSTFSGEKMTTFVFQMLTSVNPRDPKSLLAKEMPGMGANDPVLLRSAAGNQNLDPPEDFHLPPETDDKGDKPADTDQSKEPDKTPDKTPVKEPEPGGKKEPGNPGTATEGTKEQKPTAPPANATGKKVVMIYHSHPREAYNPLLSKASSNPSSKSPSQNVMLVGKYMAQKLEKLGVGTVHSEKDYSTTVSEYNYNFSYKYSRQTVKEALAQNNGLEYLIDIHRDSQRHAKTTTVINGASYAQVFFIIGHENKNWRKNEAFASSIHEQLEKSYPGISRGIWGKTSAQGNGEYNQSLSDNSILIEVGGIDSTNEELKRTSELLGQIIADLYYKDQKAEKASAEKSVSATKADAKS
- the gpr gene encoding GPR endopeptidase, translated to MELDLQQYSVRTDLAVDAREMAAKQYPGSIPGVDEEVSDKDGIKITRLNVLNDEGSQAIGRIKGHYVTLEVPGLRNGDTGLQERVTEAFAREFEDFLTLIGIQKKNTVLIVGLGNWNVTPDSLGPLVVENVLVTRQYFELMPDQVAPGYRQISAIAPGVLGITGIESSEIVQGIVERTKPDLIIAIDALASRSLERVNTTIQIADIGIHPGSGIGNKRRGLTQEVLGVPCIAIGVPTVCYASTIVNNVMEMMKKHFGQETNQTREIMGLLDGISENERLALVKEVLEPLGHDLIVTPKEIDEFIEDIANIVASGLNASLHDAVDSGNSGAYTH
- the rpsT gene encoding 30S ribosomal protein S20 encodes the protein MPNIKSAVKRVKTNDKRRALNASQKSALRTAVKAADTALANTEVEAAKSAVQAASQKLDKAVSKGLVHKNAASRKKSRLAKKLNALNAQA